A single window of Salmo salar chromosome ssa21, Ssal_v3.1, whole genome shotgun sequence DNA harbors:
- the LOC106582464 gene encoding oxysterol-binding protein-related protein 6 isoform X1 encodes MSHHHHRNPSQGSHRTMSAEERSSTPIRHHKTPTHKSASSSSSSQRDSRQEADSWEIIEGLKIGQSNVQRPDKHEGFMLKKRKWPLKGWHKRFFVLDNGMLKYSKSPIDIQKGKLHGCIDVGLSVMSIKKRARRIDLDTEEHLYHLKIKSPDIFDSWVVKLRHHRLYRQNEIVRSPRDATIRTFPPPASTESPIPHPHPASPAAGQHEVKQTKPTSLPPWQSPPAPCSSTSPPTWQSPPAPSSSTSLPAWQSPPAPSSSTSLPPWQSPQAPSTRSSLPASYSNGQSKVAAWLQESEEMDKCTEELARCQSSLIELSRLLQSLEGLQRTQSAPNFTDMQHSSVDMSKKNKRMNRRWRAKSVCKDSKLQNQVPSLPVSASMSPTRLHSSNPNLCAEQVDFQTPVSRQIPDNMECGGDYIKLQEDFCLIAQKVHSMLKSAFNTVAMEKEKIKSVFSDQEQSERSAQVITLRKSLSQALSQNAELKTRLGRIHSESVLSEQTISVNLITSPDEGGEQRGIPLTQQTSNESRLSMSESVSEFFDAQEVLLSASSSENEASDDESYVSDVSDNISEDNASVTDNVSRQMPNGDLAGSAFRNGRRPCLPAPSPDCSNINLWNILRNNIGKDLSKVSMPVELNEPLNTLQHMCEELEYTELLDRAADTEDPYERMAIMAAFVISGYSSTYYRAGSKPFNPLLGETYECIREDKGMCFIAEQVSHHPPISACHADSNKFTFLQDVRWKNKFWGKSMEILPIGTVNVILPSFGDHYEWNKVTTCVHNILSGRRWIEHYGEITIRNTKSSACICKLTFVKGNYWSSNVNEVQGFVMDQEGKVVRRLFGKWHEGLYCGVPPSARCIWRPGSMPTDYELYYGFTRFAIELNELCPEMQDLLPPTDARFRPDQRHLEEGNVEMAASEKQRIEDMQRTRRKWQDENDIKHEPRFFKKVVDANQRERWVTNNTYWELRKSPGFINMENPNLW; translated from the exons gAGGCAGACAGCTGGGAAATCATTGAGGGGCTGAAAATCGGTCAGAGCAACGTCCAGAGGCCAGATAAACACGAAGGCTTCATGTTGAAGAAGCGGAAATGGCCACTGAAAGGCTGGCACAAG CGTTTTTTTGTCCTGGACAATGGGATGCTGAAGTACTCCAAGTCACCAATTGAT ATTCAGAAAGGCAAGCTGCATGGCTGCATTGATGTGGGTCTCTCTGTCATGTCCATCAAGAAGAGAGCCCGCCGCATTGACTTGGACACAGAGGAGCATCTCTACCACCTCAAG ATCAAATCTCCAGACATCTTTGACTCCTGGGTGGTCAAGCTGCGCCACCACCGTCTCTACCGGCAGAATGAGATTGTCCGCTCCCCCCGAGACGCCACCATAAGGACGTTTCCTCCCCCTGCCAGCACTGAGTCCCCCATCCCTCACCCCCACCCAGCCTCCCCCGCTGCAGGACAACATGAAGTAAAG CAGACCAAGCCCACCAGTCTTCCACCATGGCAGTCCCCCCCAGCCCCCTGTAGCAGCACCAGTCCCCCAACATGGCAGTCCCCCCCGGCCCCCAGTAGCAGCACCAGTCTTCCAGCATGGCAGTCCCCCCCAGCCCCCAGTAGCAGCACCAGCCTCCCACCATGGCAGTCCCCCCAGGCCCCCAGTACCAGGagcagcctgcctgcctcctaCAGTAATGGACAGAGCAAGGTGGCTGCATGGCTCCAGGAGTCAGAGGAGATGGACAAGTGTACAGAGG AGCTCGCCCGCTGCCAGTCCAGCCTGATTGAGCTGAGCAGGTTACTGCAGAGCCTGGAGGGCCTACAGAGGACCCAGTCAGCGCCCAATTTCACTGACatgcag CATAGTTCTGTAGACATGTCAAAGAAAAACAAGCGCATGAACAGAAGATGGAGAGCCAAAAGTGTCTGCAAAGATTCAAAATTGCAGAATCAG gtcccctctctccctgtgagtGCCAGTATGTCGCCCACgcgcctccactcctccaacccCAACCTGTGCGCTGAGCAGGTGGACTTCCAGACCCCTGTCTCTCGCCAGATTCCTGACAACATGGAGTGTGGCGGTGACTACATCAAACTACAGGAGGACTTCTGCCTCATCGCTCAGAaag TCCACTCCATGTTGAAGTCTGCATTCAACACggtggccatggagaaggagaagatcaAATCTGTTTTCTCAGACCAGGAGCAGTCAGAGCGGTCTGCCCAGGTCATCACCCTCAGGAAGTCTCTGTCACAG GCCCTGTCCCAAAACGCTGAGCTTAAAACCCGACTGGGCCGCATCCACTCTGAGTCGGTCCTGTCTGAACAAACGATCAGTGTGAACCTCATCACCAGTCCTGATGAG GGGGGGGAGCAGAGGGGAATCCCTCTGACTCAACAGACGTCCAATGAGAGCAGGCTGTCTATGTCAGAGTCTGTGTCGGAGTTCTTCGATGCCCAGGAAGTACTGCTGTCAGCCAGCTCGTCAGAGAACGAG gCCTCAGACGATGAATCATACGTCAGCGATGTGAGCGATAATATTTCAGAAGACAATGCCAGCGTGACTGATAACGTCTCCAGACAAA TGCCGAACGGAGACCTGGCTGGAAGTGCCTTCCGTAACGGGCGACGCCCGTGTCTCCCCGCCCCCTCGCCAGACTGCAGCAACATCAACCTGTGGAACATCCTGAGGAACAACATAGGGAAGGACCTGTCCAAGGTGTCCATGCCTGTGGAGCTCAATGAGCCCCTCAACACCCTGCAGCACATGTGTGAAGAGCTGGAGTACACTGAGCTGCTAGACAGGGCTGCCGATACGGAGGACCCCTATGAACGCATG GCCATTATGGCAGCGTTCGTCATCTCAGGGTACTCCTCCACGTACTACAGAGCGGGAAGCAAGCCATTCAACCCTTTACTGGGAGAGACATATGAATGTATCCGTGAGGACAAGGGCATGTGTTTTATCGCTGAGCAG GTGAGCCACCATCCACCCATATCAGCTTGTCACGCTGATTCCAACAAGTTCACCTTCTTGCAAG ACGTCAGATGGAAAAACAAATTCTGGGGGAAATCAATGGAAATCCTCCCGATTGGCACCGTTAATGTTATCCTTCCAAg CTTTGGTGACCACTATGAATGGAACAAAGTCACCACCTGCGTGCACAACATCCTAAGCGGCAGAAGGTGGATCGAACACTACGGGGAGATCACCATTAGGAACACCAAAAGCAGTGCCTGTATCTGCAAACTTACCTTCGTCAAG GGAAATTACTGGAGTTCTAATGTGAATGAGGTTCAAGGGTTTGTGATGGACCAAGAGGGAAAGGTAGTGCGTCGGCTGTTCGGAAAATGGCACGAGGGCCTTTACTGTGGAGTCCCGCCCTCTGCCAGATGCATCTGGAGGCCAG GGTCCATGCCCACAGACTACGAGCTGTATTATGGCTTTACCAGGTTTGCCATTGAGCTCAATGAGCTTTGCCCTGAGATGCAAGACCTGCTACCACCCACAGATGCCCGCTTCAGACCCGATCAAAG ACACCTGGAGGAGGGGAATGTGGAAATGGCAGCCTCAGAAAAGCAGCGTATTGAGGACATGCAGCGCACCAGGAGGAAGTGGCAAGACGAGAACGACATTAAGCATGAACCACGCTTCTTCAA GAAAGTGGTTGATGCCAATCAAAGGGAGCGCTGGGTCACTAACAACACCTACTGGGAGCTTCGCAAATCCCCCGGCTTCATCAACATGGAAAACCCTAATCTATGGTAG
- the LOC106582464 gene encoding oxysterol-binding protein-related protein 6 isoform X3 has product MSHHHHRNPSQGSHRTMSAEERSSTPIRHHKTPTHKSASSSSSSQRDSRQEADSWEIIEGLKIGQSNVQRPDKHEGFMLKKRKWPLKGWHKRFFVLDNGMLKYSKSPIDKGKLHGCIDVGLSVMSIKKRARRIDLDTEEHLYHLKIKSPDIFDSWVVKLRHHRLYRQNEIVRSPRDATIRTFPPPASTESPIPHPHPASPAAGQHEVKQTKPTSLPPWQSPPAPCSSTSPPTWQSPPAPSSSTSLPAWQSPPAPSSSTSLPPWQSPQAPSTRSSLPASYSNGQSKVAAWLQESEEMDKCTEELARCQSSLIELSRLLQSLEGLQRTQSAPNFTDMQHSSVDMSKKNKRMNRRWRAKSVCKDSKLQNQVPSLPVSASMSPTRLHSSNPNLCAEQVDFQTPVSRQIPDNMECGGDYIKLQEDFCLIAQKVHSMLKSAFNTVAMEKEKIKSVFSDQEQSERSAQVITLRKSLSQALSQNAELKTRLGRIHSESVLSEQTISVNLITSPDEGGEQRGIPLTQQTSNESRLSMSESVSEFFDAQEVLLSASSSENEASDDESYVSDVSDNISEDNASVTDNVSRQMPNGDLAGSAFRNGRRPCLPAPSPDCSNINLWNILRNNIGKDLSKVSMPVELNEPLNTLQHMCEELEYTELLDRAADTEDPYERMAIMAAFVISGYSSTYYRAGSKPFNPLLGETYECIREDKGMCFIAEQVSHHPPISACHADSNKFTFLQDVRWKNKFWGKSMEILPIGTVNVILPSFGDHYEWNKVTTCVHNILSGRRWIEHYGEITIRNTKSSACICKLTFVKGNYWSSNVNEVQGFVMDQEGKVVRRLFGKWHEGLYCGVPPSARCIWRPGSMPTDYELYYGFTRFAIELNELCPEMQDLLPPTDARFRPDQRHLEEGNVEMAASEKQRIEDMQRTRRKWQDENDIKHEPRFFKKVVDANQRERWVTNNTYWELRKSPGFINMENPNLW; this is encoded by the exons gAGGCAGACAGCTGGGAAATCATTGAGGGGCTGAAAATCGGTCAGAGCAACGTCCAGAGGCCAGATAAACACGAAGGCTTCATGTTGAAGAAGCGGAAATGGCCACTGAAAGGCTGGCACAAG CGTTTTTTTGTCCTGGACAATGGGATGCTGAAGTACTCCAAGTCACCAATTGAT AAAGGCAAGCTGCATGGCTGCATTGATGTGGGTCTCTCTGTCATGTCCATCAAGAAGAGAGCCCGCCGCATTGACTTGGACACAGAGGAGCATCTCTACCACCTCAAG ATCAAATCTCCAGACATCTTTGACTCCTGGGTGGTCAAGCTGCGCCACCACCGTCTCTACCGGCAGAATGAGATTGTCCGCTCCCCCCGAGACGCCACCATAAGGACGTTTCCTCCCCCTGCCAGCACTGAGTCCCCCATCCCTCACCCCCACCCAGCCTCCCCCGCTGCAGGACAACATGAAGTAAAG CAGACCAAGCCCACCAGTCTTCCACCATGGCAGTCCCCCCCAGCCCCCTGTAGCAGCACCAGTCCCCCAACATGGCAGTCCCCCCCGGCCCCCAGTAGCAGCACCAGTCTTCCAGCATGGCAGTCCCCCCCAGCCCCCAGTAGCAGCACCAGCCTCCCACCATGGCAGTCCCCCCAGGCCCCCAGTACCAGGagcagcctgcctgcctcctaCAGTAATGGACAGAGCAAGGTGGCTGCATGGCTCCAGGAGTCAGAGGAGATGGACAAGTGTACAGAGG AGCTCGCCCGCTGCCAGTCCAGCCTGATTGAGCTGAGCAGGTTACTGCAGAGCCTGGAGGGCCTACAGAGGACCCAGTCAGCGCCCAATTTCACTGACatgcag CATAGTTCTGTAGACATGTCAAAGAAAAACAAGCGCATGAACAGAAGATGGAGAGCCAAAAGTGTCTGCAAAGATTCAAAATTGCAGAATCAG gtcccctctctccctgtgagtGCCAGTATGTCGCCCACgcgcctccactcctccaacccCAACCTGTGCGCTGAGCAGGTGGACTTCCAGACCCCTGTCTCTCGCCAGATTCCTGACAACATGGAGTGTGGCGGTGACTACATCAAACTACAGGAGGACTTCTGCCTCATCGCTCAGAaag TCCACTCCATGTTGAAGTCTGCATTCAACACggtggccatggagaaggagaagatcaAATCTGTTTTCTCAGACCAGGAGCAGTCAGAGCGGTCTGCCCAGGTCATCACCCTCAGGAAGTCTCTGTCACAG GCCCTGTCCCAAAACGCTGAGCTTAAAACCCGACTGGGCCGCATCCACTCTGAGTCGGTCCTGTCTGAACAAACGATCAGTGTGAACCTCATCACCAGTCCTGATGAG GGGGGGGAGCAGAGGGGAATCCCTCTGACTCAACAGACGTCCAATGAGAGCAGGCTGTCTATGTCAGAGTCTGTGTCGGAGTTCTTCGATGCCCAGGAAGTACTGCTGTCAGCCAGCTCGTCAGAGAACGAG gCCTCAGACGATGAATCATACGTCAGCGATGTGAGCGATAATATTTCAGAAGACAATGCCAGCGTGACTGATAACGTCTCCAGACAAA TGCCGAACGGAGACCTGGCTGGAAGTGCCTTCCGTAACGGGCGACGCCCGTGTCTCCCCGCCCCCTCGCCAGACTGCAGCAACATCAACCTGTGGAACATCCTGAGGAACAACATAGGGAAGGACCTGTCCAAGGTGTCCATGCCTGTGGAGCTCAATGAGCCCCTCAACACCCTGCAGCACATGTGTGAAGAGCTGGAGTACACTGAGCTGCTAGACAGGGCTGCCGATACGGAGGACCCCTATGAACGCATG GCCATTATGGCAGCGTTCGTCATCTCAGGGTACTCCTCCACGTACTACAGAGCGGGAAGCAAGCCATTCAACCCTTTACTGGGAGAGACATATGAATGTATCCGTGAGGACAAGGGCATGTGTTTTATCGCTGAGCAG GTGAGCCACCATCCACCCATATCAGCTTGTCACGCTGATTCCAACAAGTTCACCTTCTTGCAAG ACGTCAGATGGAAAAACAAATTCTGGGGGAAATCAATGGAAATCCTCCCGATTGGCACCGTTAATGTTATCCTTCCAAg CTTTGGTGACCACTATGAATGGAACAAAGTCACCACCTGCGTGCACAACATCCTAAGCGGCAGAAGGTGGATCGAACACTACGGGGAGATCACCATTAGGAACACCAAAAGCAGTGCCTGTATCTGCAAACTTACCTTCGTCAAG GGAAATTACTGGAGTTCTAATGTGAATGAGGTTCAAGGGTTTGTGATGGACCAAGAGGGAAAGGTAGTGCGTCGGCTGTTCGGAAAATGGCACGAGGGCCTTTACTGTGGAGTCCCGCCCTCTGCCAGATGCATCTGGAGGCCAG GGTCCATGCCCACAGACTACGAGCTGTATTATGGCTTTACCAGGTTTGCCATTGAGCTCAATGAGCTTTGCCCTGAGATGCAAGACCTGCTACCACCCACAGATGCCCGCTTCAGACCCGATCAAAG ACACCTGGAGGAGGGGAATGTGGAAATGGCAGCCTCAGAAAAGCAGCGTATTGAGGACATGCAGCGCACCAGGAGGAAGTGGCAAGACGAGAACGACATTAAGCATGAACCACGCTTCTTCAA GAAAGTGGTTGATGCCAATCAAAGGGAGCGCTGGGTCACTAACAACACCTACTGGGAGCTTCGCAAATCCCCCGGCTTCATCAACATGGAAAACCCTAATCTATGGTAG